Genomic window (Bradyrhizobium sp. 186):
GGCTGCCGGACTCGATGCGGCCGGCGACGATGCGGCGGTCGTCGAACTTGTAGATCGCCTGCACCGGCAGCCGCAGCGCCAGCGCTTCCAGCGGACGCGCCGGCTCGAGCCGGTCGAGTGCCTCGACCACGGTCGGACCCTTGTACCAGCCGATGCGATCGGTTCGCTCGGCGACCCCGTCGCCGTCGCGGGCGGAAATCGGGATCACTGCCGTCGGCTTCACGCCGAGGCTTTGCAGATGTGCGGAAATCTCGTCGCTGATCGCCTTGAAACGTTCAGCGGAGAAGTCGACGCGGTCCATCTTGTTGACGACGATGGCGACCTGCTTCACGCCGAGCAGATGCAGGAGATAGCCGTGCCGCCGGGTCTGGTCGCGCACGCCTTCGAGCGCATCGATGATCAGCACCGCGCCGTCGGCCTGCGAAGCGCCAGTGATCATGTTGCGCAGGAATTCGGCGTGGCCGGGCGCGTCGATCAGCACGATGTCGCGCGAATTGGTGCGGAAGCGGATCTGCGTGGTGTCGATGGTGATGCCCTGGTCGCGCTCGGTCTGGAGCGCATCGAGCAGGAACGACCATTCGAAGGCCATGCCGCGCCGCGCACTGACGGCCTTGAGCATTTCGAGCTTGCCGTCGGGCAGGCTGCCGGTCTCGTGCAAAAGGCGGCCGACCAGCGTCGACTTGCCGTGGTCGACATGGCCGACGATGACGATGCGGACTTGCGGTCGCGTCGTGCCGTTCGGGGTGGCGGGCGAAGCCGTGGTGACGATCATGTTCATACCGCGTGCATCCTAGATCAGAGATAGCCGGCGACGCGCAGGCGCTCGAAGGCGTCCTCGGTCTCGTGGTCGAGCGCGCGGCCCGCACGCTCCGGCACCTTGGTCTGTTCGAGCTCGATCAGGATCTCGTCGATGTTCGACGCGGTCGAATTCACCGGGTTGGTGATGTCCTGATCGCCCAGCGAGCGGTAGCGCTTGCCGTTTTGAGATAGATAAAGCGGGATGATCGGGATGTTCTCGCGCTTGGTGTAGGCCCAGATATCGGCCTCGGTCCAATGCAGGATCGGGTGGATGCGCAAATGGGCGCCCTGCGGCGGCGACGCGTTGAAATGGTCCCAAAACTCCGGCGGCTGGTCGCGCACGTCCCAATTGCCTTCGAGTCCGCGTGGCGAAAACACGCGCTCCTTGGCGCGCGTCGCCTCTTCGTCGCGGCGGATGCCGGCGATCAGGCCGTCAAAGCCGAATTTGGCGAGCGCCATCTTCAGACCTTCGGTCTTGCGCGCGGCGGAACGGGCGGCCGGGGGAAGCGTTGGGTCCACGGCATCGATCGGCGGGCAGGGTTCGACGCGCAGGTCGAGCTCCCATTCCTTCCCGTAGTGGTCGCGGAAACGATACATCTCCGGAAACTTCTTGCCGGTGTCGACATGGAGGGCGGGGAACGGCAATCGGCCGAAGAACGCCTTGCGCGCCAACCAGATCATGACGTTGGAGTCCTTGCCGAGCGACCACAGCAGGGCGATCTTCTTCAGGCGGGCAAAGGCCTCGCGGAAGATGTAGATGCTCTGCGCCTCGAGCTGGTCGAGATGATCCATGCTGGGGGCGGTTGGCTCGACCGGAATTTGCTGGGAAACGGGAGCCGCAAAGCTCCGTCCATTTGCGCCGGAATCGGTCCTAAGAATATGCATCTCTGCCACTTTGCGTTTGGAGGCGAAAATTCTATAGTTGCAGCGCGGAAGAGAAGAAAAATTTTCTCTTTGCGCGCTCGAAACGACACATATATAGAAAATAATTCCAGTCAACCCCGTATGTGGGGGAAGCGAGTATCGCATGCGGTTCCTGCCGGTGTTCCTCGATCTCACGGCCGGTCCGGTGGTCCTCATCGGCGCGGGCGAGCTTTTGCGCGCCAAGCTGCGCGTGCTCGCCGCCGCCGGGGCGCGCATTCGCGTGCATGCGATCGACCGAGATCAGGAGCTTGGCGGACTCGGCACTGATGATGCTGCCCGTGTCGAATTCGCCGATAGCGATCCGCTGACCGCCGATCTTGCCGGCGTCATCGCCATCGTCTGCGCGGGCGCGGGCGATATCGGTGTTGCGATGTCGGTTCGCGCAAAGGCGCTGGGCCTGCCCGTCAACGTCATGGACGATCTCGAACACTCCAGCTTCATTTTCCCGGCGATTGTCGATCGTGGCGACGTCGTGGTCGCGGTCGGCACGGGCGGAACGTCGCCGGTGGTGGCACGGCGCGTGCGTGAGAAGATCGAGGCGCTGCTGCCGTCGCGCATCGGCGAGCTCGCCGAGTTCATCGGCGGCTTCCGCAAATCCATCAACGAGCGCATCACCGAGTTTCCGTTGCGCCGCCGCTTCTGGGAGCGCGTCATCGACGGTTCGATCGGCGCCTCCGTGCTCGCCGGCCGCAAGAGCGAGGCGGAAGCCGCGCTTAAGCAGATATCCGATCCGTCCGCCTTCGCGCGTGCCGGCAAGCCGGAAGGCTCCGTCGCGCTGGTCGGTGCCGGCCCCGGCGATCCAGATCTTCTCACCATCAAGGCGCTACGCGCGTTGCAGGATGCCGATATCGTCTTTCATGACGAGTTGGTTTCGCCGGAAATTCTCGACCGCATCCGCCGTGACACCACGCGCGTTCCGGTCGGCCGCCGCGTCGGCAAGCCCGGCATCGGCCAGGACGCCATCAACCGGCGGATGATCGAGGCGGCACGAGCCGGCCAGCGCGTGGTGCGGCTGAAGGGCGGCGATCCCTTCGTGTTCGGCCGCGGCGGCGAAGAGATTGAAGCCTTGCGCGCGGCGGGCGTCGCCTACTCGATTATTCCCGGCATCACCGCTGGGCTCGGCGGCGCCGCCGATTTCGAGGTGCCGCTCACTTACCGTCACGAAGCGACCCGCATCACCTTCCTCACCGCGCACAAGGCGCGCGATGCCGAGACGGTCGACTGGTCGACGCTGACCGACACCAAAATGACCGTCGTCGTCTACATGGGCATGACGGCGGCGCCTGCCGTGCGCGCCGGCCTGTTTGCCGCCGGCCGCTCGCCGGAAACGCCGGTCGGCGTGTTCGCCCGCGTCACGCGTCCCGATGCGCAAGGCGCCATCGGCATGCTTCGCGACCTGCCCGAGCTCGTGCGGCGGACCAATGGTGGTCCTGCCATCCTCATCATCGGCGATGTGGTCCGGCATGCCGGTTCCCTTCGCCGCGAAACCGCCGAGAAAACTCCAAAGCAAATTATCTCTGACCTCCTGGATGCAGCCG
Coding sequences:
- the cysD gene encoding sulfate adenylyltransferase subunit CysD, translated to MDHLDQLEAQSIYIFREAFARLKKIALLWSLGKDSNVMIWLARKAFFGRLPFPALHVDTGKKFPEMYRFRDHYGKEWELDLRVEPCPPIDAVDPTLPPAARSAARKTEGLKMALAKFGFDGLIAGIRRDEEATRAKERVFSPRGLEGNWDVRDQPPEFWDHFNASPPQGAHLRIHPILHWTEADIWAYTKRENIPIIPLYLSQNGKRYRSLGDQDITNPVNSTASNIDEILIELEQTKVPERAGRALDHETEDAFERLRVAGYL
- the cysG gene encoding siroheme synthase CysG, translating into MRFLPVFLDLTAGPVVLIGAGELLRAKLRVLAAAGARIRVHAIDRDQELGGLGTDDAARVEFADSDPLTADLAGVIAIVCAGAGDIGVAMSVRAKALGLPVNVMDDLEHSSFIFPAIVDRGDVVVAVGTGGTSPVVARRVREKIEALLPSRIGELAEFIGGFRKSINERITEFPLRRRFWERVIDGSIGASVLAGRKSEAEAALKQISDPSAFARAGKPEGSVALVGAGPGDPDLLTIKALRALQDADIVFHDELVSPEILDRIRRDTTRVPVGRRVGKPGIGQDAINRRMIEAARAGQRVVRLKGGDPFVFGRGGEEIEALRAAGVAYSIIPGITAGLGGAADFEVPLTYRHEATRITFLTAHKARDAETVDWSTLTDTKMTVVVYMGMTAAPAVRAGLFAAGRSPETPVGVFARVTRPDAQGAIGMLRDLPELVRRTNGGPAILIIGDVVRHAGSLRRETAEKTPKQIISDLLDAAE